The Ochrobactrum sp. BTU1 region TTCGGATGGAATTTTGGTCGCGATGTTCATGATCTACCTCTCATGCTGCCTCGACACGGGCCGCGCGCAGGGATCCAATCAGATCGAGATAGCGTGCTGCGGTGGTGTCGATGGTGTCCGGGTGCCGCGCGTTTTCGCCAAGTGACTGGCGCAGGTCCGGGTTTTCCGCCATGCGTCGCATTGCTTGGGCGAGCGCCAGCGGATCATTGGGCGGAACAGTGAGACCATTGATGCCATCAGTGATCATCTCGGCCATTCCACCAATATTGCTGCAGATGACGGGACGGCTTTGTCCCTGTGCTTCCTGAATGACAAGCGGTGCGTTTTCCCACCAGATCGAAGGCATGATCGCGCAATCCACGGATTGGATGTGTTGAGCGATATCCTCGCGGCGATAAGCACCACGCCGCTGCACAACAGGAGATGTCTGGGCAAAAAGCTCATCGATTTCGCTAACAAAGCTCTCGCTCTGGAAGGGAGCTGCTCCATGAACACGGAGCTCGAAATCAAATCCCTCGGCAATCAGCAGCTTTGCGGCCTCAAGCAGAACCGTTGCACCCTTCCACGGGTTGAGATTGCCAAAATAGCCAAAGGTCGGTTTGGCCCGCTCTTGCGGAACAGCCGTTGATCTTGGACGTTCCGGCTGGCCATTGGGGATGATCTGAATGCGATCATCGGCAAGGCCCCATTCTACATAGCGCTGTTTAAGAAAAGCACTTGGGGACACAAACGCATCGACAGTGCTCAGCAGCGATTTGATGTGCCGCTCACGAAGCACAAATTTATCCAGCGCAATATCTTTGAAACAAGCGTGGCAGCGGTCTGGACTTGCCCCATGACAAAGCTCTTTGCCGGTGGTACGAACCATCAGCCCGTCATGATGACAGATGGGGTAATAATCGTGCAGCGTCAGGACGATCCGGCAATCGGGCAGTGTGCGGCGCACGATATGGGGGAATTCTGCGCCCAAAAGCAGCAGATGATGCAGGTGCACAATGTCGGGCCTGAAGTCACGCAGCAGTTCAACAATATCCGGCACAATGCCGTATAGGTCGATCTGGCTCATATAGAAGCGATCAAAGTGCCCGGACCACAGCAGAATTTCATCGCCGCCATCGCCGATGCTCTGAAAGCTCGTGCCCGGGCGCGCTTCGCGATGCACCTTGTTGGTTGCACCTAGAAACATCGCTTCACATCCTGCCCGCTGATAGGCGCGGAACAGATCATGGGCGAAAATTTCCGTTCCGCCCGGGTGCAGCGATGGATGGTTGTGGGCTGCGATGAGTACACGCGGGGCCATCAGACACCACCTCCGCGCGAGGCAATGAAGATATCCTGATAGTGATCGGCTTCAATGCCGCGCCAATGCCCAAAGGACTTTGTTTGTAGCTCCAGTTTGGCACCTATAAGCGCACGGTCCAGAAAGCCGTTTTCAAAGCCGACCGCCGCAAGGGGCGGAAGTTCCGGCACAAACCAGCATGGGCCGGTTCCGTGACGTTCAAAGGAGAGGCGCTTGTCGCGCTTGCCGTGCCGGTCGCGAGCGGCGATGTCGTCTACGACAAAGGCAGTCATGAACAGTTTGCCACCAGGCGCCAGGACGCGCGAAATCTGTTCCAGATAGGATTTTACCTCGTCAGGCGGTAAATGCGTGACCACAGAGGTCATGATGACGAAGTCGAAGCTCTTATCCGCAAAAGGCAATGTGAGGGTCAGACCGCTCACGCTTCCTTTTGGATTATAAAGATCATGGGCAATGTCGAGATGACGGAACTCGAAATTGGGATAGCGCGCAGTGATGTTCTGGCGGCACCAGTTAACGCCACCGACCACAGGATCAATACCGGCATAGCGTGTCTTCGCCGTGTCGAGATATTGCGTCAGTGGTACGGCCATGCGGCCAATCCCCGAACCGATATCCAACACGCGTGAATCAGGCCTCAGCCCGCCCTTGCGGATGAAATGACCAAGGAACTCGGCACCCACGGCGCGATAATCGCCGTCTCCGACGAACACGCTGTTCGGGTCGGGTGAGGGCAGAAACCGGTTCTTCAAAACAGATTGTATCAGCCAGTCAATCTGTTCTTCGGGTATTGCTGGTTTGGCTTCAGGTTCTGGCTGTTTCAGCATTACCACTTCCGTCAAGCGGCGCTCCTTTCAGATTTGGCCACGATCACATTTGAGGGCATTGAGAGCTGCATCTCGTCGTGTTGCGGGGCCATCAATTCACTGATTTCTTCGTTCCAGCGCTGTGTGTGCAGCCAGGAATTATATTGGCTGGCAAGGCCGCGCATATAATCCGCGCTGCGGCGGATTGAGCGGCGCTCGAAATGGTAGAGGGCAACGCTCGGCTCGTAGTAAATCTGGAAACCGAGCTGGCGAATTTTCAGGCACAGGTCGCTGTCTTCGTAATCGCCGATGACGTAGTCTTCACTGTAACCGCCCACGAGGTCAAAGATGTCTTTGCGGGTAATCAGGCACGCGCCGGTAACGCCAGGCACATCACGCCCACGGCGCGCAGGCGCATAATTGCCCGGCATACCTTTGTGGTAGTGATGATTGAGCCAGATGCCCTGTCGATCGCGGGCAAAGTAAAGCCCGGCATGTTGCAGAGAGCCATCTTCAAACAAAAGGCGCGGACCGATTGCACCGAGCTTAGGCTCGTCGAATAGCGGCTGGATCAGCTGCTGCAACCAACCATGTTCGGAAGGCACCACATCCGAATTGAGCATAACAATTGTTGTGCCTGTCGCGATGCTTGCGCCCGCATTGCAGGCGCGCGCATAGCCGCCATTGCGGTTCATGATTGCAAGCTTGAACGGCATATCATGCAGGATGTTGAGGCCGCCAAGCATATGCTCCGTGTCATCCTGAATTTCAGGTGAATCGAGCACGAAGATAAATTCAGCATTGGCGATCACCCACGGATCAGTTGCCATCGATGAAAACTGAAACCGCAGGAAATCGAGATTGCGGTAAAGCGGGATGACGATCGAGGCCAAAGGAGAAGCAGGCGTCTCGCCAAATTCTTTGACTTCCGTGATGCGCACCGTTGCGCCGATCTTCTTTTCAACTTCTGTGAGTGCGGGCGCGAGAATCTGTTCAAAAACATGCGGTCGCGCCTGTTGTGGCGGGACGGAACGCAAGATCCGCATTCGCTGCGCGGATGGTTCAAAAGGTTGTGGCGCAGGCACCAGTGGTGCGGTGCTGCCCGACGTAAGTCGCATCTGAAAACGCGGCTGCAGCAATGGGCCAAGGTTTTTTGCCGATGGCAACCACGCAACAAAGCCTGTCACGTCCCTTTGTGGAGCATCCTCACGCTTGGTAGTTTTACCTGCAAACTTATGGAAATAAGGCTTGAGCGACTGAGCGCTGCCGCCTTCAGGTAAATATTCGATATCGGCTAGCATGGCCGAAGGATCATGCATCCAGCCACCGACGATCAGGCCCCCATCCAATGCCAGCGCCAGATCGATTTCGGCTGCCGGCTGAGAAGCAGATTGTGCAATTTGACGGACAGGCAGCGGCGAGCGCGTCTGTAAATCAATGGCAACGGCGGTTCCTGCCGCATTGATTTTGCCCAGTTGGCGAACCAGAAACTCCCGCAAAGCACCGTTACTCTGCCATTTGCTCCACCATTTGGTGAAATCGTTCTGTTCTGCCGTTCGGGTTGCCATCTTGCGCACCGCGACACCCTTCTGCCCGCTTAGTACAAGCAGGAGCGATGAAGGCAGATCCTGCGGAGCTTCAACCAGAAGATGGCAGGCCTGCCAGGCATTGCGGCCCTGCTGACCAAGCACAAATCGCGGCGGGATGACCATGACGCTGCCCGGCGTTATGCCGTAAATGGCAGAGATTTCGCCGAGCATCGGATCAACGGCTGTTTCGAGAAGATGATGCCCGGAAACAGGTTCACCACAATGCTGTGCTTCCCGGGGTTCCGGCGTTAACGCGAAAGTCAGCTCGCGCACGAGGGATGCGAATGCCTGATTTCGCGTCAGCCGGAACGTGCTGCGCCAGGTTGTGAGGATATTGGTCAGAAGCTTGATATGGCCGGGCAAAGTGAGATCACCGACGACATGATTGACGTCGAATGCTGCAAGCTCATTGGCCGGATAAAGGATTGCTTGTGCCGTAGGTCCCAATGAACCTGCACTCAGCGATAATTCTATTGGTTCGGTTCCGGTCCGCATGGCCCAGAACATACGCATCCCACCATTTTCCAGCGGAATGCCAACACTGAGCAGTGGGACGGGCTGCACAGGCGTTTCCAGCGTGCATTTGTTTGTGGAGCGAGCCGGGCCGGGAACATCCCAGATGACCACAGCCACGTCGGCGCATAGACGGCAAATGGAGAGATTCTCGGTTTTGCTTTCAGTGTCCGCCGAATGGTCGAGGTTCAATGTGAGCGCCCTTTCATTCTTGTTGGAAATGCAGGGCCTGAAGCAGCGCTAACGAGGCTGGGTCGGGCCAAAAGTCGAGATTGAAAAGAATTAAAGAAGGAACATGCCCGGCGGGAGGATGCCGGGCACGCACTCAATCGTTTAATCAGTGGACAGTGAAATACTGGTCGGGATGAGCCTGTATATCTTCTGCACTGGTGTTCACGAGGGTAACGGTGTCGCCATTGCCAAGGTCGACAACGACATTGCCACCAACCTGTGTGACACGGTCTGCGAGGTCATCCGCCGAATTGACATCAAGGCCATTGATGCCCTGCTGGATCTGAAGGATGTCTTCGCCTGGGTTGAAGTCAAGGATGACGTCGTTTCCGCCGCCGCCATTGAACAAGAAGACGTCGCTACCGGCACCGCCGATAAGGATGTCGTCTCCAGCACCGCCATCGAGGATGTCGTTGCCGTCGCCGCCCAAGAGAACGTCATTCCCTTCGCCGCCGAAGAGAAGATCCGAGCCTGCACCGCCTTGAAGAACATCGTCTCCAGCGCCGCCAAACAGCACATCGTTCCCATCGCCGCCGCTTAGGACGTCGTTTCCTGCATCACCGAACAGAATGTCATTTCCGTTTCCGCCGAAAAGGAGGTCATCACCATTTCCGCCGAAGAGGATGTCATTCCCGTCATCGCCGAAGATGGTGTCATTGCCATCACCTCCGAATACGAGATCATCACCGCCATGGGCGCGGATGAAATCGTCAAAGCGGGAACCGAACAACACGTCGTCGTAGGCGCCGCCTTCTAAAGTGGCCATCTGCTTCTCCTTGTGTTCCTGTATGGGTTACAAAAAGGCCGGGAATAAACCGACCATCATGCTTGTAGTAGTTTGCGCCGCATCAATAAGGATTGCAACACTATTAATTGTTGCAATTTTGGCATCCGTAAGTAACAAATTATTACGAATAATTTATATTACATTTTTGTAAACACAAATATGATGTATATTTAATATCAATATAATTTCTATTTATATTATATTTAAATCCAATTTACTTCAAAATTTGAACTGGATCGATTCGAATAGAAAAATTAATATATTTCAATATG contains the following coding sequences:
- a CDS encoding glycosyltransferase family 4 protein — its product is MAPRVLIAAHNHPSLHPGGTEIFAHDLFRAYQRAGCEAMFLGATNKVHREARPGTSFQSIGDGGDEILLWSGHFDRFYMSQIDLYGIVPDIVELLRDFRPDIVHLHHLLLLGAEFPHIVRRTLPDCRIVLTLHDYYPICHHDGLMVRTTGKELCHGASPDRCHACFKDIALDKFVLRERHIKSLLSTVDAFVSPSAFLKQRYVEWGLADDRIQIIPNGQPERPRSTAVPQERAKPTFGYFGNLNPWKGATVLLEAAKLLIAEGFDFELRVHGAAPFQSESFVSEIDELFAQTSPVVQRRGAYRREDIAQHIQSVDCAIMPSIWWENAPLVIQEAQGQSRPVICSNIGGMAEMITDGINGLTVPPNDPLALAQAMRRMAENPDLRQSLGENARHPDTIDTTAARYLDLIGSLRAARVEAA
- a CDS encoding class I SAM-dependent methyltransferase, whose translation is MLKQPEPEAKPAIPEEQIDWLIQSVLKNRFLPSPDPNSVFVGDGDYRAVGAEFLGHFIRKGGLRPDSRVLDIGSGIGRMAVPLTQYLDTAKTRYAGIDPVVGGVNWCRQNITARYPNFEFRHLDIAHDLYNPKGSVSGLTLTLPFADKSFDFVIMTSVVTHLPPDEVKSYLEQISRVLAPGGKLFMTAFVVDDIAARDRHGKRDKRLSFERHGTGPCWFVPELPPLAAVGFENGFLDRALIGAKLELQTKSFGHWRGIEADHYQDIFIASRGGGV
- a CDS encoding glycosyltransferase family 2 protein, translated to MNLDHSADTESKTENLSICRLCADVAVVIWDVPGPARSTNKCTLETPVQPVPLLSVGIPLENGGMRMFWAMRTGTEPIELSLSAGSLGPTAQAILYPANELAAFDVNHVVGDLTLPGHIKLLTNILTTWRSTFRLTRNQAFASLVRELTFALTPEPREAQHCGEPVSGHHLLETAVDPMLGEISAIYGITPGSVMVIPPRFVLGQQGRNAWQACHLLVEAPQDLPSSLLLVLSGQKGVAVRKMATRTAEQNDFTKWWSKWQSNGALREFLVRQLGKINAAGTAVAIDLQTRSPLPVRQIAQSASQPAAEIDLALALDGGLIVGGWMHDPSAMLADIEYLPEGGSAQSLKPYFHKFAGKTTKREDAPQRDVTGFVAWLPSAKNLGPLLQPRFQMRLTSGSTAPLVPAPQPFEPSAQRMRILRSVPPQQARPHVFEQILAPALTEVEKKIGATVRITEVKEFGETPASPLASIVIPLYRNLDFLRFQFSSMATDPWVIANAEFIFVLDSPEIQDDTEHMLGGLNILHDMPFKLAIMNRNGGYARACNAGASIATGTTIVMLNSDVVPSEHGWLQQLIQPLFDEPKLGAIGPRLLFEDGSLQHAGLYFARDRQGIWLNHHYHKGMPGNYAPARRGRDVPGVTGACLITRKDIFDLVGGYSEDYVIGDYEDSDLCLKIRQLGFQIYYEPSVALYHFERRSIRRSADYMRGLASQYNSWLHTQRWNEEISELMAPQHDEMQLSMPSNVIVAKSERSAA
- a CDS encoding calcium-binding protein translates to MATLEGGAYDDVLFGSRFDDFIRAHGGDDLVFGGDGNDTIFGDDGNDILFGGNGDDLLFGGNGNDILFGDAGNDVLSGGDGNDVLFGGAGDDVLQGGAGSDLLFGGEGNDVLLGGDGNDILDGGAGDDILIGGAGSDVFLFNGGGGNDVILDFNPGEDILQIQQGINGLDVNSADDLADRVTQVGGNVVVDLGNGDTVTLVNTSAEDIQAHPDQYFTVH